A genomic segment from Flavobacterium sp. 9R encodes:
- a CDS encoding alpha-xylosidase, whose amino-acid sequence MKKTSLKALFSMAVLGFVLMPKASAQIQNADVLNAPIDISKDFQNYLNTFYFADELTNFDPATGKGTIKYIRNTYQTRQAFNNMMMKPGVVPANEFPATEYEVAPELPFQIQFVSDRTLRIKMTSGPQFHPEKESLMLINGVAPNHPESWKFSKIEGGFKYTSPYGAVEILSKPWHVKIYDQKGKLLTSTLHDTDFKNTYTPTLPFSYVRRNSDYSRSMGAAFSLEPDEKIFGCGESFTQFNKRGQKVVLWTDDANGIQNETMYKPVPFYMSSRGYGVFMHHSTPITVDFGKYYASANEMYIGDDEADLFFFIGEPKEILDEYTNLTGKAAMPPLWSFGFWMSRITYFSEKEGRQVAKDLRAYKIPTDVIHFDTGWFDVDWRNNYEFAKARFQDPVKMMSDLKKDGFQVCLWQLPYFTPKNTLFNEIMDKNLAVRDRKGNLPYEDAVLDFSNPATVTWYQAKLKHLFDQGVGVIKVDFGEAAPPEGIYHSGRTGFYEHNLYPLRYNKAVAEVTQKEKGYTLIWARSTWAGSQRYPLHWGGDAETTNGAMSAELRGGLSLGLSGFSFWSHDVGGFATKSPENLYRRWAPFGMFTSHVRSHGEPPREPWLYSKEFLEGFRKADNMRYELMPYIYAQAKESSQKGLPMMRALFVEYPNDPGAWLVDNEYLFGSSMLVAPLFEEVTERDVYLPAGTWIDYQTKKVYQGGWHKIKAGEVPIVVLVRDGAAIPHIALAQSTKDMDWSKLTLKVYASDAITTATAKVFLPGTDAVETITVVKKGNEGEVTSNALNGKTTFKTEWIK is encoded by the coding sequence ATGAAAAAAACATCACTAAAAGCATTGTTTTCGATGGCCGTGCTTGGATTTGTTTTGATGCCAAAAGCCTCAGCTCAAATTCAAAATGCGGACGTACTGAATGCACCAATAGACATCAGCAAAGATTTCCAGAATTATCTCAATACTTTTTATTTTGCTGATGAGCTGACCAATTTTGATCCAGCCACAGGAAAAGGAACCATTAAATACATCCGAAATACGTATCAAACGCGTCAGGCGTTTAATAACATGATGATGAAACCAGGAGTAGTTCCTGCTAATGAGTTTCCTGCAACAGAATATGAGGTGGCACCAGAATTACCGTTTCAAATTCAGTTTGTTTCAGACAGAACCTTGCGAATCAAAATGACTTCTGGACCACAATTTCATCCAGAAAAAGAGTCGTTGATGTTAATTAATGGCGTGGCTCCAAATCATCCGGAGTCATGGAAGTTTTCAAAAATTGAAGGCGGTTTCAAATACACCAGTCCTTATGGGGCTGTAGAAATTTTGTCTAAGCCTTGGCATGTGAAAATTTATGACCAAAAAGGGAAACTACTCACCAGTACACTACATGATACTGATTTTAAAAATACCTACACGCCAACACTTCCTTTTTCATATGTGCGCAGAAACAGCGATTATTCTAGAAGTATGGGCGCTGCTTTTAGCTTAGAGCCTGATGAAAAAATATTTGGCTGTGGAGAATCATTTACCCAATTCAATAAACGCGGACAAAAAGTTGTTTTATGGACAGATGATGCCAATGGAATTCAAAACGAAACCATGTACAAACCCGTTCCGTTTTATATGAGCAGCCGTGGATATGGAGTTTTTATGCATCATTCTACTCCCATTACTGTTGATTTTGGAAAATATTATGCTAGTGCCAACGAAATGTACATTGGTGATGACGAAGCGGATTTGTTTTTCTTCATTGGTGAACCAAAGGAAATCTTAGACGAATACACCAACCTGACAGGAAAAGCGGCAATGCCTCCACTATGGTCTTTTGGGTTTTGGATGAGTCGTATTACATATTTTTCAGAAAAAGAAGGCCGACAAGTAGCTAAGGATTTGCGTGCTTACAAAATACCTACCGATGTAATTCATTTTGATACGGGCTGGTTCGATGTTGATTGGAGAAACAATTATGAGTTTGCCAAAGCGCGTTTTCAAGATCCTGTAAAAATGATGAGCGATTTGAAAAAAGATGGTTTTCAGGTATGCTTGTGGCAATTGCCTTATTTTACACCAAAGAATACCTTGTTCAACGAAATTATGGATAAAAATCTTGCCGTTAGAGACCGTAAAGGCAATCTTCCTTATGAAGATGCGGTTTTAGATTTTTCTAATCCAGCAACGGTAACTTGGTATCAAGCCAAATTGAAACATTTGTTTGATCAAGGTGTGGGAGTGATAAAAGTTGATTTTGGAGAAGCAGCACCACCAGAGGGAATTTATCATTCAGGACGTACTGGTTTTTATGAACACAACTTGTATCCTTTGCGTTACAATAAAGCGGTGGCCGAGGTTACTCAAAAAGAAAAAGGATATACCTTAATCTGGGCCAGAAGCACTTGGGCTGGGAGCCAGCGCTATCCATTGCATTGGGGAGGTGATGCCGAAACTACAAATGGAGCGATGTCGGCTGAATTGAGAGGTGGATTGTCATTAGGATTAAGCGGATTCAGTTTTTGGAGTCACGACGTGGGTGGATTTGCGACCAAATCACCAGAAAATTTATACCGCCGTTGGGCACCATTCGGAATGTTTACCTCACATGTTAGAAGTCACGGCGAGCCTCCAAGAGAGCCGTGGTTGTACAGTAAAGAATTCTTAGAAGGATTTAGAAAAGCAGACAATATGCGTTACGAATTGATGCCTTACATTTATGCTCAAGCCAAAGAAAGTTCACAAAAAGGATTACCTATGATGCGCGCTTTATTTGTAGAATATCCAAATGATCCTGGAGCTTGGTTGGTCGATAATGAGTACTTATTTGGGTCAAGTATGTTGGTCGCTCCATTGTTTGAAGAAGTGACCGAAAGAGACGTATACTTACCAGCAGGAACTTGGATCGATTATCAAACCAAAAAAGTATACCAAGGAGGATGGCATAAGATTAAAGCGGGCGAAGTACCTATCGTAGTTTTGGTAAGAGACGGAGCCGCGATTCCTCATATTGCTTTGGCACAATCTACCAAAGATATGGATTGGAGCAAATTGACCTTAAAAGTATATGCCTCTGATGCTATTACAACGGCTACAGCCAAAGTTTTCTTACCAGGAACAGATGCCGTAGAAACGATAACAGTTGTTAAAAAAGGAAACGAGGGAGAAGTCACCTCAAATGCACTAAACGGAAAAACCACTTTCAAAACCGAGTGGATAAAATAA
- a CDS encoding glycoside hydrolase family 97 protein, with protein sequence MKNKLLLSTVLLSLSMGYAQGKKTTSYELASPGGQNKIKFELVNNAPKYTVSHGKTEVISPSAMGFLLKGNEDFSSNFEVKNVKTSSFDETWEQVWGEKKNIRNHYNQLVVDLQQKTGNKRKLQIQFRAFDDGIAFRYVYPKQKVKDSIFIMDEKTTFNLKEDGKAWWIPANRENRDEYLFKDAPVSTLDTVLTPLTIESKSGLALSFHEANLIDFASMTLVNTKGTELKSDLVPWADGVKVRVKDSFTSSWRTIQIGEQPGDLITSYLVLNLNEPNKLKNTNTYFKPYKYLGIWWGMHIGKYTFWESEKQGATTKHAEEYIDFTAKEGFHHLLIEGWNKGWTPGWYENRMHMFSFTKNADNFDLEKVVAYGKQKNIELIGYHETGSNLINYLKEVDEGFALYKKLGIHTVKIGHVGSKLNMKQMHFGQFGVNYFRYILEKAAKYDLAVLYHESIKDTGERRTYPNMVSREAARGQEYNAWSEGNPPNHLSIIPFTRLLSGPMDFTPGIFDVEVKQGYPGKRIQGTVGQQLALYVTIYSPIQMLADLPENYEGKPALQFLKDVPTDWEDTKVLEGKIGEYITTVRKDRNSADWYLGTLTNENPRKVEVSLSFLDPNATYEAQIYVDAEGTHQKNNPEGVAISKKTVKASDVLTLNLGGAGGGAVRFKKI encoded by the coding sequence ATGAAAAATAAATTGCTCCTATCTACCGTACTTCTATCCCTTAGTATGGGTTATGCACAAGGCAAAAAGACAACATCCTATGAATTGGCTTCGCCTGGAGGTCAAAACAAAATAAAATTTGAGTTAGTAAATAATGCTCCAAAATATACCGTTTCTCACGGAAAAACCGAAGTGATTTCACCATCAGCGATGGGGTTTTTATTGAAAGGGAATGAAGATTTCAGCTCTAATTTTGAAGTTAAAAATGTAAAAACATCCTCTTTTGATGAAACGTGGGAGCAAGTTTGGGGAGAAAAGAAAAATATCCGAAATCACTACAATCAGTTAGTAGTCGATTTACAACAAAAAACAGGGAACAAACGTAAATTACAAATTCAGTTTCGTGCTTTTGATGACGGAATCGCTTTCAGATACGTATATCCCAAACAAAAAGTGAAAGACAGTATTTTCATTATGGATGAAAAAACAACTTTCAATCTAAAAGAAGATGGAAAAGCTTGGTGGATTCCTGCCAACAGAGAAAACCGTGACGAATATTTGTTCAAAGATGCACCGGTAAGTACGTTAGACACGGTGTTAACGCCTTTAACTATCGAAAGTAAAAGTGGGTTGGCATTGAGTTTTCACGAAGCTAACCTGATAGATTTTGCGAGCATGACTTTGGTCAATACCAAAGGAACCGAGCTAAAATCGGATTTGGTGCCTTGGGCAGATGGGGTAAAAGTGCGCGTAAAAGACAGCTTTACTTCTTCATGGAGAACGATTCAAATTGGTGAACAACCTGGAGATTTGATTACGTCTTACTTGGTTTTGAATTTGAATGAACCCAACAAATTAAAAAATACCAATACCTATTTCAAACCCTATAAATATTTAGGAATATGGTGGGGAATGCACATCGGGAAATACACTTTTTGGGAAAGTGAGAAACAAGGAGCAACTACAAAACACGCCGAAGAATATATTGATTTTACCGCCAAAGAAGGCTTTCATCATTTATTGATTGAGGGTTGGAACAAAGGCTGGACGCCCGGTTGGTATGAAAACCGCATGCACATGTTCAGTTTTACAAAAAATGCAGACAATTTCGATTTAGAGAAAGTAGTGGCTTACGGAAAACAAAAGAACATTGAGTTAATAGGCTATCACGAAACAGGTTCTAACTTAATAAACTACTTAAAAGAAGTTGATGAAGGTTTTGCTTTGTATAAAAAGTTGGGCATTCACACGGTTAAAATTGGTCACGTAGGTTCTAAATTGAATATGAAACAAATGCACTTTGGCCAATTTGGAGTAAACTATTTCAGATACATTTTAGAAAAAGCGGCCAAGTATGATTTGGCTGTTTTGTATCATGAATCCATCAAAGATACTGGAGAGCGTCGTACGTATCCGAATATGGTTTCCAGAGAAGCCGCAAGAGGACAGGAATACAATGCGTGGAGCGAAGGGAATCCGCCTAATCATTTAAGTATTATTCCGTTTACGAGATTGCTTTCTGGACCAATGGATTTCACTCCCGGAATTTTTGATGTAGAAGTAAAACAAGGTTATCCAGGCAAAAGAATTCAAGGAACGGTGGGGCAGCAATTGGCTTTGTATGTTACCATTTATTCTCCAATTCAGATGCTGGCCGATCTTCCCGAAAACTACGAAGGAAAACCAGCTTTACAATTTTTAAAAGACGTTCCAACCGATTGGGAGGATACGAAGGTGCTAGAGGGAAAAATTGGAGAATACATCACAACTGTAAGAAAAGATAGAAACAGTGCCGATTGGTATTTGGGAACTTTAACCAATGAAAATCCAAGAAAAGTAGAAGTTTCATTATCATTCTTAGACCCAAATGCAACTTATGAAGCGCAGATTTATGTAGATGCTGAAGGAACCCATCAAAAAAACAATCCTGAAGGAGTAGCGATTTCAAAGAAAACCGTAAAAGCTTCGGATGTACTTACTTTGAATTTAGGTGGTGCAGGTGGTGGTGCCGTGCGTTTTAAAAAAATATAA
- a CDS encoding glycoside hydrolase, translating to MKHFSAIAFILLFLNNCSLFGQNSAVIRTIKVDYNKTEGATNTMFKECIGAGRANEGLRADWQQQLAMVKKECDFKYIRMHGLLTDDMGVYREDSKGNPEYNYQYIDALYDFLLSIKIKPFVELGFMPSALASGSQTIFWWKGNVTPPKDYKKWEELIRNLTQHFTDRYGVEEVKTWYFEVWNEPNLSPGFWSGTQEEYFKLYEYTARAVKSVNPAYKVGGPATAGAAWVPETIEFCAKNKVPLDFISTHTYGVKQGFLDEFGTSGTVLNKEESSISGEVITSRQQIASSAMPKLELHYTEWSSSYTPADPIHDSYHSAAYILQKLKQVGNAANSMSYWVFTDIFEEAGPRFTPFHGGFGLLNTQGIKKPAYFSYAFLNQLGTTTLQNTDTSSWTTKNEAGDVQVLFWDYTYTLPENSINNQQYYIKDLPAKLKGKVKVELTGLKEGKYDLKVYKVGYKQNDVFTDYLAMNQPKQLTTQQVDVLKKNNNGAPIATATVSVDAKGILTRDFELRENDVFLLKLVKR from the coding sequence ATGAAGCATTTTTCAGCAATAGCATTTATTCTTTTATTTCTAAACAATTGTAGTTTGTTTGGTCAAAATTCTGCTGTGATTCGAACCATAAAAGTCGATTATAATAAAACAGAAGGAGCAACGAATACCATGTTCAAAGAATGTATTGGAGCGGGTCGTGCCAATGAGGGTTTGCGTGCCGATTGGCAACAGCAATTGGCAATGGTAAAAAAAGAGTGCGATTTCAAGTACATTCGAATGCATGGTTTGTTAACCGATGATATGGGAGTGTATCGGGAAGATTCGAAAGGAAATCCAGAATACAATTATCAATATATCGATGCTTTGTATGATTTTCTTTTGAGTATCAAAATAAAACCTTTTGTCGAATTAGGTTTTATGCCATCGGCTTTGGCCAGTGGAAGTCAAACCATTTTTTGGTGGAAAGGCAATGTAACGCCTCCAAAAGATTATAAAAAATGGGAAGAGCTCATCCGCAACTTAACCCAACATTTTACAGATCGTTACGGTGTTGAGGAAGTAAAAACTTGGTATTTTGAAGTTTGGAATGAGCCTAATTTATCTCCTGGTTTTTGGTCAGGCACACAAGAGGAATATTTCAAATTGTATGAATACACGGCTCGCGCAGTAAAAAGTGTAAATCCAGCTTATAAAGTAGGTGGACCCGCTACAGCAGGTGCGGCTTGGGTTCCAGAAACAATTGAGTTTTGTGCCAAAAATAAAGTGCCATTAGATTTTATTTCGACCCATACTTATGGGGTAAAGCAAGGTTTTTTGGATGAATTTGGTACTTCAGGAACAGTGTTGAATAAAGAGGAATCGAGCATAAGTGGTGAAGTAATCACCTCTCGTCAGCAGATTGCTAGTTCGGCTATGCCAAAATTAGAGCTGCATTACACTGAATGGAGCTCGTCCTACACACCCGCCGATCCTATTCACGATAGTTATCACTCGGCGGCCTATATTCTTCAAAAATTAAAACAAGTGGGGAATGCTGCAAACTCCATGTCGTATTGGGTTTTTACCGATATTTTTGAAGAAGCGGGTCCTCGATTTACCCCTTTTCACGGAGGTTTTGGATTGTTGAACACACAAGGTATAAAAAAACCTGCCTACTTTTCGTATGCTTTTTTGAACCAATTAGGAACAACTACACTCCAAAATACTGATACTTCTTCATGGACTACCAAAAATGAAGCGGGAGATGTTCAAGTTTTATTTTGGGATTACACATATACACTTCCAGAAAATAGCATCAACAACCAACAATATTACATCAAAGATTTGCCTGCAAAATTGAAAGGTAAAGTAAAGGTGGAATTGACTGGATTGAAAGAAGGTAAATACGATTTAAAAGTCTATAAAGTGGGTTACAAGCAAAATGATGTCTTTACCGATTATTTGGCCATGAACCAACCCAAACAATTGACTACACAACAAGTCGATGTATTAAAGAAAAACAACAATGGAGCACCCATAGCAACGGCAACAGTTTCTGTTGATGCCAAAGGGATTTTAACGAGAGATTTTGAGCTTCGTGAGAATGATGTCTTCTTGCTAAAATTAGTGAAACGCTAA
- a CDS encoding glycoside hydrolase family 3 C-terminal domain-containing protein produces MKKKLIHLSAAIAFMAVVSCKNEGNVATADTKIYEGKEIGTEYDTEINALLSQLTLEEKIGMLHGNSMFSTGAVPRLGIPELKMADGPLGVREEISRDNWAPAGLTNDFATYYPAAGGLAATWNQEMAYTFGNSVGQELRARGKDMLLSPAINIVRTPLGGRTYEYMTEDPFLNKKMTVPMVVGLQDNDVMACVKHFAANNQETNRDFVDVQIDERTLREIYLPAFEAAVKEGKAYSIMGAYNKFRGEYLCENDYMLNKILRDEWGFKGIVVSDWAAVHTTVKSLKSGLDIEMGTPKPFNEFFLADKLIAAVKAGEISEAEIDIHIKRILRTLFQVKAMGGKDRVKGSIATEAHYQDAYKIASENIVLLKNENNALPLQLDGVKSIAVIGNNATKKNALGGFGAGVKTKREITPLEGLKNRLPSAIQINYAEGYLERYDEKNKGKLGDITLNGPVTIDQLDPAKLQEAIDAAKKSDIAIIFAGSNRDYETEASDRRSLKLPFGQEELIKKVLAVNPRTIVVMVAGAPFDIQEVAKNTKALVWSWFNGSEGGNALADVLLGKINPSGKLPWTMPKNIMDSPAHATNSFPGNKTVQYAEGILVGYRWFDTKKIAPLYPFGYGLSYTTFAFDSAKTDKKEYKPTETITVSVTVKNTGKVDGKEVVQVYATKSDSKISRAAQELKGFQKVGVKAGGEQLVTVKIPVKELAYYNVTNKKWTVEPGKYTLHVGNSSRNNSNEVIITIN; encoded by the coding sequence ATGAAAAAGAAACTAATTCACTTATCAGCTGCAATTGCTTTTATGGCTGTTGTCTCTTGTAAAAATGAAGGAAATGTTGCTACAGCCGATACCAAAATCTATGAAGGAAAGGAAATCGGGACTGAGTATGATACAGAAATCAATGCATTACTATCGCAATTGACATTAGAAGAAAAAATAGGCATGCTTCACGGCAATAGTATGTTTTCTACAGGAGCCGTACCTCGTTTGGGTATTCCAGAACTGAAAATGGCCGATGGTCCATTGGGTGTGCGCGAAGAAATTTCACGAGATAATTGGGCTCCCGCTGGGTTGACGAATGATTTTGCAACGTACTATCCTGCTGCAGGTGGATTGGCCGCTACTTGGAATCAAGAAATGGCCTATACTTTCGGTAATAGTGTAGGGCAAGAATTGAGAGCTAGAGGCAAAGACATGCTGCTTTCGCCAGCCATAAACATTGTGCGAACACCCTTGGGAGGAAGAACGTATGAATACATGACCGAAGACCCTTTTTTGAATAAAAAAATGACGGTTCCTATGGTGGTAGGATTGCAAGATAATGATGTGATGGCTTGTGTTAAACATTTTGCTGCCAACAATCAAGAAACTAATCGTGATTTTGTAGACGTACAAATCGACGAGCGTACGCTTCGTGAAATTTATTTACCCGCTTTTGAAGCGGCTGTCAAAGAAGGAAAAGCATACAGCATTATGGGAGCTTACAACAAGTTCAGAGGCGAATACCTATGTGAAAACGACTATATGCTCAATAAAATTTTGCGTGATGAATGGGGTTTCAAAGGGATTGTAGTTTCAGATTGGGCGGCAGTTCACACTACAGTAAAATCTTTAAAGAGCGGTTTAGACATTGAGATGGGAACACCAAAACCGTTCAATGAATTTTTCTTAGCTGATAAATTAATAGCAGCTGTAAAAGCAGGCGAAATTTCTGAAGCAGAAATCGATATACATATCAAAAGAATTTTGCGCACTTTATTCCAAGTCAAAGCAATGGGTGGTAAAGACCGTGTAAAAGGAAGTATTGCAACCGAAGCGCATTATCAAGACGCTTACAAAATTGCTTCTGAGAATATAGTGTTGTTAAAGAACGAAAATAACGCTTTGCCATTACAACTAGATGGCGTTAAATCGATTGCTGTAATCGGAAACAATGCCACCAAGAAAAATGCTTTAGGAGGTTTTGGTGCTGGGGTAAAAACCAAAAGAGAAATTACACCTCTAGAAGGTTTGAAAAACCGATTGCCGTCTGCTATCCAAATCAATTATGCCGAAGGCTATTTGGAACGTTATGACGAAAAAAATAAAGGAAAATTAGGAGACATCACCTTGAATGGTCCTGTGACTATTGACCAATTAGACCCTGCCAAATTACAAGAAGCCATCGATGCTGCCAAAAAATCTGATATAGCCATCATTTTTGCCGGTTCTAACCGCGATTACGAAACTGAAGCTTCGGATAGAAGAAGTTTGAAACTGCCTTTTGGTCAAGAAGAATTGATTAAAAAAGTTTTAGCAGTGAATCCAAGAACAATTGTAGTTATGGTAGCTGGGGCACCGTTTGATATTCAGGAGGTAGCCAAAAATACCAAAGCATTAGTATGGAGTTGGTTCAATGGTTCTGAAGGTGGTAATGCTTTAGCCGATGTATTGTTAGGAAAAATTAACCCTTCTGGGAAATTACCTTGGACCATGCCAAAAAACATTATGGATTCTCCTGCACATGCTACGAATAGTTTCCCTGGAAACAAAACGGTGCAATATGCTGAAGGAATCTTGGTAGGGTATCGTTGGTTTGATACCAAAAAAATTGCACCACTTTATCCCTTTGGTTACGGATTGTCTTACACCACATTTGCTTTTGATTCGGCTAAAACCGATAAAAAAGAATACAAACCAACCGAAACAATTACAGTTTCAGTAACGGTAAAAAACACTGGAAAAGTCGACGGAAAAGAAGTCGTGCAAGTTTACGCAACTAAATCTGATTCTAAAATCAGTCGTGCTGCTCAAGAGCTAAAAGGATTCCAAAAAGTAGGGGTTAAAGCTGGAGGAGAGCAACTGGTTACAGTAAAAATTCCTGTAAAAGAATTGGCATACTACAATGTGACTAACAAAAAATGGACTGTTGAACCTGGAAAATATACGTTGCATGTAGGGAATTCTTCTAGAAATAATTCAAACGAAGTAATAATTACTATTAACTAA